Genomic DNA from Candidatus Methanoperedens sp.:
CAAGAAATCATAAAGCAATCCAATATGTCTATCCTTTTCGATATCGAAGAAAAAGCAAGAAAGAATCATGCGCGTATTGGCCTCGGAATAGGCAAAGTCTCAGAAAAACTGATACGGAGCGCAGAGGCTGCCTGTGAATACGCTGATGTTGTGCTCGTTGGGGATGAAAATGGGATACAAGCAGTAGGTACCGACCTTGAGATAATCCATTCAAATGAGCCTCCGAAGAAATTGATCGAATTGCTGCTTTGTGGTAAAATAGACGGAGCAGTCAGGGGAACGCTCAGTGCGACAAAAACACTTTCTGAGCTTAAAAGATCGCTGAATATGAAAAAGCTATACAGGGTGGCATTATTAGAAACAGCAGATGGACGGCCGTTTTTCCTTGCGCCTGTTGGGATCGATGAAGGAAATTCCGTTGATGATAAAGTCGAGTTAATAAAGCGCGGCGCGGAGCATTTCAGGCGCCTCGATGTGGAAATGAAAGTGGGAATACTATCAGGCGGGCGTTTTGAGGATATGGGGAGGGATAAGACCGTTGACAGGACTCTTGAAGATGCAGAACGTGTGACCGGAAAAGTACGTGAACTCGGAATCGAAGCAAAGAATTATTCAATACTCATCGAGGATGCGATCGAGGATGCGAATTTCATCATGGCGCCCGATGGGATATCCGGTAACCTTATTTTTAGGACTCTTGTGTTCCTCGGGGGAGGATACGGCCATGGCGCGCCTGTTTTGATGGAGAAGGTGTTCGTGGATACTTCGCGCGTAGGGGGACATTACACGAGGGCGATAATGCTTGCAAGCGCGCTTAAACGTATTGAATCCTGAATATGTCCCTCCATTCCCTTCTCCAGAATAAGCTCCCTCCCGAAAAACTCGCGCTCATCCCTAAAGGCTTTGAGGTAATCGGAGATATCGCAATAATAAACGTCCCTCCACCTCTTGATCCTGAAAAACATCTCATTGCAGAGGCGCTGTCAATTCACAGGAATGATTTAAAAACAGTCCTTCGAAAGCTCAATAAAATCGAAGGTGCTGCGCGTGTAGCGCATTTTGAACTGCTGCTCGGTGACAGGACGACCACGCTGCACAGGGAGAACGGCTGCGTCTTCCAGCTGGATGTAACAAAAACCTTTTTTTCAGGAAAAATGTATTATGAGCGGGGCAGGATCGCGCAAAAAGCAAATGATGGGGAGGAGGTCCTTGTTTTATTTGCAGGCGTCGGGCCATTTCTCATCCCGATAAAGAAACAACGGAACGTCAACATCACAGGACTTGATAACAACCGGGAAGCCTGCATTTTCCTGGGAAAAAATATTAGACTGAACCGTATTGAAGCAAATATTGTTCTTGGCGATGCGCGAAATGTTAATAATCTTTTCAAAAACAGGTTTGACAGGATCGTGATGCCAGCGCCTTATGGCCAGGACTTCTTCCTGGATTTTGCCCAATCTATTTTGAAACCTGGAGGATATATCCACTTCTATACTTTCAAGAAGGACTTCGAGATACCTCATTTCAGGAGACTGCTTGAAGAAAAAGGATGGTTTATTGACTTCTCCAGGGATTGCGGGAATGTGGCGCCACGAGTGAAAAGATATGTTTTTGACTTGATATTGAGGAAATAGCTTGCTGTAAAAGTTATTTCATAAAAGTTTGCTTCCTGCCCGGCCCCACGGAAATATATCCGATATCTGCCCCCATCAATTCTTCAAGTAATGCAACATAGAGCCTTGCGTTTTCCGGAAGGTCTACGAAACTTTCGGTATCTGTGATATCCTCATGCCATCCAGGAATGTCGATATAGACGGGTTTGCATCGGGCAACGTCATCGGAAAGTTCAGGCATGTAATCGATATTTTTTCCATCCATTTCATATTCAAGGCACAACTTTATCGATTTAAGCCCTGAAAGCACATCGAGTTTTGTGAGAGCCATGGATGTATATCCATTGAGGTTGATAGCTTTTCGCGCAAGGGGTATATCAAACCAGCCGCATCTCCTGGGTCGCCCGGTCGTTGTCCCGAATTCGCCGCCCTTTTCACGCAGGTGTTCTCCGACTTCATTCTTCTGCTCAGTCGGAAGCGGCCCTTCTCCAACGCGTGTAATATATGCCTTTATTACTCCTATCACTTCATTCACTTTTGTCGGGCCGACACCCAGCCCGGCGCATGCTGAACCTGCAACAGTGCTTGAAGAGGTGACGAATTTCTGGGTACCGTGAATAATATCAAGATGTGTTCCCTGTGCACCTTCTGCGAGGACTTTTTTACCGTCTTTCAAAGCCTGGTTTATTTCTTTTGAAACATCGGTGATATATGGTTTTAATTTCTGTCCGATCTTAAGATATGCATCAATTCCTGACCTTGCGATCTTCGGGTCTCCTCCCATTTCTTTTATCGCTGCTTCTTTCTGGGGCGCTATTTCTTCAAGTTTGCGCATAAAACGGCTCTTATCAGCAATATCCGCCATCTGTATCTCTTCCCGCCCCACTTTATCAATATAGGCAAACCCGATACCCCTGTTCGTTGTCCCGATTTTTACGGCGCGTTTTTGTTCGCGAAGACCATCCAGCGCCACATGATAAGGCATTATGATGCTTGTCTTTGCGTCGATGCCAAGCTTTGCCGGGGGAACTTCCACGCCATTTTCAGAAAGCATGGCGATCTCTTCCATCAGTATTCCCGGATTCATCACAGTACCCGGGCCGATAAGCAGGCGCGCATCGAAAAGCACACCCGATGGGATAAGATGCAGTTTATATGTTTTACCTTCTGCAACAACGGTGTGCCCTGCATTATCCCCGCCCTGGAAACGGGCCACAATATCGTATTGCGAAGCCATCATATCCACGATCTTGCCTTTTCCTTCGTCCCCGAACTGTGCGCCTGTGATTATTGTGAACATATCTTTTCTCTTCTTTTAAGGGCGGGAAATATGATAAGGTTTGCCTGATTTTGGTGTAATCGAATCCAATAGCTGGTGGAAAGAAGAGTATAATCTTCTGGAGAGATTCTTATAAAAATGAGGCAGATGTGATCATTGCACAAAAACGGTAAAATCGTGGGGCGGAGGCATAACAGGCG
This window encodes:
- a CDS encoding methyltransferase, whose protein sequence is MSILFDIEEKARKNHARIGLGIGKVSEKLIRSAEAACEYADVVLVGDENGIQAVGTDLEIIHSNEPPKKLIELLLCGKIDGAVRGTLSATKTLSELKRSLNMKKLYRVALLETADGRPFFLAPVGIDEGNSVDDKVELIKRGAEHFRRLDVEMKVGILSGGRFEDMGRDKTVDRTLEDAERVTGKVRELGIEAKNYSILIEDAIEDANFIMAPDGISGNLIFRTLVFLGGGYGHGAPVLMEKVFVDTSRVGGHYTRAIMLASALKRIES
- a CDS encoding class I SAM-dependent methyltransferase family protein, coding for MSLHSLLQNKLPPEKLALIPKGFEVIGDIAIINVPPPLDPEKHLIAEALSIHRNDLKTVLRKLNKIEGAARVAHFELLLGDRTTTLHRENGCVFQLDVTKTFFSGKMYYERGRIAQKANDGEEVLVLFAGVGPFLIPIKKQRNVNITGLDNNREACIFLGKNIRLNRIEANIVLGDARNVNNLFKNRFDRIVMPAPYGQDFFLDFAQSILKPGGYIHFYTFKKDFEIPHFRRLLEEKGWFIDFSRDCGNVAPRVKRYVFDLILRK
- a CDS encoding adenylosuccinate synthase, whose translation is MFTIITGAQFGDEGKGKIVDMMASQYDIVARFQGGDNAGHTVVAEGKTYKLHLIPSGVLFDARLLIGPGTVMNPGILMEEIAMLSENGVEVPPAKLGIDAKTSIIMPYHVALDGLREQKRAVKIGTTNRGIGFAYIDKVGREEIQMADIADKSRFMRKLEEIAPQKEAAIKEMGGDPKIARSGIDAYLKIGQKLKPYITDVSKEINQALKDGKKVLAEGAQGTHLDIIHGTQKFVTSSSTVAGSACAGLGVGPTKVNEVIGVIKAYITRVGEGPLPTEQKNEVGEHLREKGGEFGTTTGRPRRCGWFDIPLARKAINLNGYTSMALTKLDVLSGLKSIKLCLEYEMDGKNIDYMPELSDDVARCKPVYIDIPGWHEDITDTESFVDLPENARLYVALLEELMGADIGYISVGPGRKQTFMK